In Deefgea piscis, the genomic window CTCGACGAAGCGCCGGCCAAACTAATTGACGCGGATTTATTGGCGCCATCGATCTTCATAAAGGGTAAAGCAGTTCCTGAAAATTTAGCTTGCGTAGCTGGCGATGTAATTGATATCGGATATTTTCCTGCAACGGTTTGATTGGTTGAGGAAATATATTTTATATTCGGGTCGCTCGATATGCCATTGACGGTAAATAAATTCGCAACTGCACCTGGATTGGATGCAATAGCTTGCTGAAGCTTGGTTTCATTTAAAGTCATTGCGCCGGCTTTATCTAAACTAATCCCAACTTCAGATAAAGATTGAAAAAAGCTACCGGCACCTAAGGGCCGATTCAATACTGCACGTAGCTCTTGCTGTACAGAACGAATAGCTGTTTCCCCATTCAGAATGCCAGCCTTACCCGTTTTGGGGTCGTAGCTAGATAAATCACTGAGTGATTTATTGAGTTCATTAAATGCTTTAACAAAACTTTGTACCGACGTTTTAATGCCACTCGCATCATTGCCAATCGTGATGGTTGTTGGCGTAGTTGTGACTTTCAATAAATTAAGCGTAACACCTTGAATCGCATCATTAATTGTGTTTGAAGGTTTAGATACACTAATCCCATCAATTTTTAGCTTGGCGTCTTTTGCCGTTTGCGTTTCAAGTAAATTTCGTGTGCCCGTTGGATCATAGCTAAGTGCCGATAAACCATTAGTGTCTGTTTGGTTGCCGTCAGTATCCTCGACTACTAATCGCATTGAATTGGCGGCACCCGAGTCTTTGCTGGTCAGTACCAAACGATTTCCAGAGCCGTCATTTAAAATACTTGCCGTTACTCCAGCATTGGCTGCATTCACGGCATCCCTTACACCGGCAAGCGAATTATTTGACGCTGTAATATTGATTGAAATCGAGGCTTTTGCGGAATTAACGGTAAAAGTATCATCGGCATTTGATGGCGTATCTTTTGAATCTACAGTCCCAAATTGCAAAGTAATTTTGCCGGTACCAACCGGTGAATTTACCGACGTAAAAACACCCGTGGTTAATTTTTGGTTCTGAGCTAATTGACTCACTTCAAGTGTTGAAGTGCCTGCTTGAGCAATAGTACTTGAGCTGGCAGTACCAATGGTTGCATCGGCAATTGAGACATTGGTGCTTTTAAATTTATTAACATCTGATAAACCACGGACAGCGGTCTGAAATGTAGACATGGCACCTTTTAAAGTACCAAGCGCTGTAATTTTAGCTTGAAATGTTAATTCTTTTTTATCCAAGACTTGCAGCGGCATTTTTTCCGCGGTCATTAATTGGCTAATTAAACCATTAATATCAATGCCTGAGCCCGATCCCGACGAAGTAATTGATGGCATGGCAATCCCCTTTTAGACCAATAACAACCGTTGTTATGCTTTTTCTTTTACTAAAAGCCCTTGAAAACGATCAATAGCTTGTGCAATAGATATTGCCTCTTCTGTTGGTATTTGTCGAATGACTTCTTTAGTATCTAAATCGACAAGTTTAACTACCGGCACTTTTGATTCTTCATCAACCGAGAACTGCAAACCATTGGCTAAACCCTGAACCATATTATTGAGTTTCTCAACTGATTGATTCAACAACTGAGGATCAGATGGCGATGCAGCTCCGACAGTGGTCGATGCTGCAGAATTTGAAACTGTGGTTTGCTGAGCTGATTGAGCAACAGCAGCATCTGTGGTGGCCACTTTCATCGCCGGTACAATCAAGGACTGAGCGGCTAAATTGGATTGAATTTGCATGATCATCACTCCTGTAGAAATGCCCCAGCAATCAAATAATCACTGGGGCTACACAATTTATATTTCATTGTGCCAATCTAATTACCGATTAACCCCTTAGCAAGCTAAGCACTTGATTTGGCAGTGCATTCGCTTGCCCCAACATCGCAGTACCTGCTTGTTGCAATACTTGTGCTCGAGTTAAGGCGGCTGTTTCTGAAGCAAAATCCGCATCTCGAATTCGACTACGTGCTGCACTCATATTCTCTGATGTAGTAGATAGATTATTAATCGTAGCTTGGAAGCGGCTTTGCAAGGCACCGAATTTAGCGCGTTGGTCATTCACTGCAGCCAAAGCGTCATCAACAACACGTAGCGCTTGAACTGAGTTTTCAACTGTAGAAATATCGAGTTTTTCAACCGTTTTCAATGTTGATGCATAAGCCTGGCCTGAAGCCAATGACACTGTTGATGAGCTACCACCTACCGCTAAAGTACCAGAGCTAAACGAAGCACCACTGGTTGACACTGAGTAAGAGCTAGATGAGTTGAGTGTAATTTGACCACCAAAAGTCACACTACCAGTACTTGGACCTGTCGTAGAAAGCCCTACCGAACCACTTGAAACAAACTGAGTAGAACCACTCGAAGCGGCATTATCACGGTTATAGACTTGAACCGCGCCACCAAAACCACTTGCAACGCCTGCTGAATTCATTGAAATATTAGCGCCATCATCAGCCACCAGTTTCAATGCATACACTGTTGTTTTAGAAGAATCTTGATACGTAGCTAGCTGAGCAGTCACGCCTGTTTTCGATGATTTGGCATTAAATGCTGCAACAGCCTGCGCATAATCTTCTGCTTCTACTGAACCATCAGAATCGGAATCCGTCACGTTAAATGAAATCGCTTCAAACGTACTGCTTTTCGATGCGACAGTTAAGCTATACGAGCCTGAGCCAAGACCTAAATTCACCTCAGTTCGGGCTGTCGCGGTCACGCCAGTACCTGCATCATTAATTTTTTTGGCAATATCGCTCGCCATATCAGTACCTGATACGGTAATTGAGCTGCCATTAATGCTAAAAGCCCCCCCGCCCGATGCCACGGCCACACCGGCAACGTTAACCGTACCCGTTGCGCCTGCGCTAACCATTGACGTACCACTCACACTATTGGTCGTGGCTAACGTTCCAGTACCATTACCCACACCCATCTGGTAAGTACCATATTGATTGGTACGCAAATTCGCAGTATTCGCGGTAATGGTTTGATTGGCATTGGCGCCCACTTGGAAAGTCGATGCAGAAAAACTACCGTCAAACAATTTTTGACCGTTAAATTCCGTCGAAGTTGAAAAACGATCCAACTCAGAAACTAACTGCGAAACCTCAGCATTCAATGCAGCGCGATCAGAAGTTGAGTTCGTTGCATTACCAGACTGAACGGCCAACTCACGAACGCGTTGTAAAATATTACCCATTTGCGATAGCGCGCCCTCACCCGTTTGCGCTAATGAAACGCCATCGTTGGCATTACGCTTCGCTTGATCCATACCGCGGATTTGCGATGTGAAGCGCTCTGAAATCGCTAAACCGGCAGCATCATCTTTTGCACTGTTAATGCGTAAACCCGAAGAAAGACGCTCCAAAGAGGTATTCAGGCTTGATGACGACTTTGCTAAGTTATTCTGGGCCGTTAGCGAAGGTACGTTGGTATTAATGACTTGCATGATAAATCTCCTTGCGCGCCTAACTTGTTTTATTACTACCTAATTAGTTTCGGGTCAGCTTCAAAAGCTCCCTTGCACTAGTTATCGGTTAAGCAATGCATAACTTTAGTCAAAAATTCAAATTGCATACCTTCGATTTAAAACACTTACGATTTCGCCCCGCTCCAAGCCGCCAACCACAAATCCAGATTG contains:
- the fliD gene encoding flagellar filament capping protein FliD, which gives rise to MPSITSSGSGSGIDINGLISQLMTAEKMPLQVLDKKELTFQAKITALGTLKGAMSTFQTAVRGLSDVNKFKSTNVSIADATIGTASSSTIAQAGTSTLEVSQLAQNQKLTTGVFTSVNSPVGTGKITLQFGTVDSKDTPSNADDTFTVNSAKASISINITASNNSLAGVRDAVNAANAGVTASILNDGSGNRLVLTSKDSGAANSMRLVVEDTDGNQTDTNGLSALSYDPTGTRNLLETQTAKDAKLKIDGISVSKPSNTINDAIQGVTLNLLKVTTTPTTITIGNDASGIKTSVQSFVKAFNELNKSLSDLSSYDPKTGKAGILNGETAIRSVQQELRAVLNRPLGAGSFFQSLSEVGISLDKAGAMTLNETKLQQAIASNPGAVANLFTVNGISSDPNIKYISSTNQTVAGKYPISITSPATQAKFSGTALPFMKIDGANKSASISLAGASSSISMVAGNYTSQQLADQIKSKITANTNLFTTGDTVSVDYNSSTKLFDIKHVRAGTTSSMSLNIANTSQPLTIDANNDSIMVAIDDISSSSIKLKQGAYANPTDLAAELQSKINGDASLVKSGKSVIVNFNEKTSSFEILSSSYGSKSNVQISSVGTSSLATLGINIAGMASGSDVVGTIGGEAATGDGQLLTGTGKASGMVVSASASTAGDFGSISFSRGFAFNLDKALDAMLSNQGAIASRVTGVNKSVEGIGEQRIRLNRQYEMTEKLYRQQFTAMDIAISNMKNISNSLTSQLANLPK
- a CDS encoding flagellar protein FlaG, producing MQIQSNLAAQSLIVPAMKVATTDAAVAQSAQQTTVSNSAASTTVGAASPSDPQLLNQSVEKLNNMVQGLANGLQFSVDEESKVPVVKLVDLDTKEVIRQIPTEEAISIAQAIDRFQGLLVKEKA
- a CDS encoding flagellin N-terminal helical domain-containing protein, translating into MQVINTNVPSLTAQNNLAKSSSSLNTSLERLSSGLRINSAKDDAAGLAISERFTSQIRGMDQAKRNANDGVSLAQTGEGALSQMGNILQRVRELAVQSGNATNSTSDRAALNAEVSQLVSELDRFSTSTEFNGQKLFDGSFSASTFQVGANANQTITANTANLRTNQYGTYQMGVGNGTGTLATTNSVSGTSMVSAGATGTVNVAGVAVASGGGAFSINGSSITVSGTDMASDIAKKINDAGTGVTATARTEVNLGLGSGSYSLTVASKSSTFEAISFNVTDSDSDGSVEAEDYAQAVAAFNAKSSKTGVTAQLATYQDSSKTTVYALKLVADDGANISMNSAGVASGFGGAVQVYNRDNAASSGSTQFVSSGSVGLSTTGPSTGSVTFGGQITLNSSSSYSVSTSGASFSSGTLAVGGSSSTVSLASGQAYASTLKTVEKLDISTVENSVQALRVVDDALAAVNDQRAKFGALQSRFQATINNLSTTSENMSAARSRIRDADFASETAALTRAQVLQQAGTAMLGQANALPNQVLSLLRG